Sequence from the Bacillaceae bacterium S4-13-56 genome:
GTTGCTCGTAAAAAGGAGGAATAGTATTTGTTTACAGGAATTGTTGAGGAAATGGGAATTGTCCAAGGGATACAGAAAAAGCAGGAGGCCTTAGAGTTAATCATTCAAGGAAAGAAAGTTCTGGAAGATGCTGACTTAGGAGATAGCATTGCCGTGAATGGTGTCTGTTTGACTGTTACTAAAATCCATCAATCTTCTCTCTCTTTTGATGTTATGCCGGAAACCTTTCGAGCAACAAATCTCCATGAATTAGGGTCCAATTCCCCAGTCAATTTAGAACGATCTATGGGAGCAAATGGTAGGTTCGGTGGGCACTTTGTTACTGGACATGTCGATGGAATTGGAACTATTTTGGATAAACGAGCTGAACAGAATGCGATCTACTATGACATCGCCGTACCTAGTGATATTTTGCCTTATATCATGTTCAAAGGTTCTATTGCCATTGATGGCACTAGTTTAACAGTCTTTGGAGTTAATGATGAAAAAATAACGATCTCTTTAATTCCGCATACTGTTTCATATACCGTTTTAGGCAAAAAAGGGAAAGGGGATCATGTAAATCTAGAAGGCGATATGTTGGGGAAATATGTTTCTCACTTCATAGGAAATGGAAAAGGGAAAGAGAAAAACAAAGACATTTCTCTGGACTTTTTACAGGAGCACGGTTTTTAAAAAGGAGGGAAAAAGATGTTTAATACTATTAAAGAAGCTATTGAAGATTTGAAAGCCGGTAAAATTGTTATCGTTTGTGATGATGAGGATCGTGAAAATGAAGGTGATTTCCTTGTCCTTGGGGAAAAAGCCACTCCAGAAACCATTAATTTTATGATTACTCACGGAAAAGGATTAGTTTGCATTCCGTTAATTCAAGAACGTGCCGAACGTTTACAGCTTTTTCCTATGGTGGACCATAATACAGATTCACATTCAACTGCTTTTACGGTAAGCATTGACCATAAAAATACAACAACAGGTATATCAGCTGCTGAAAGATCTAAAACAGTTTTAGAGTTACTTAATCCAAAAGCTACCCCAAATGACTTTAAACGTCCGGGCCATATTTTTCCTCTTGTTGCCAAACCAGGTGGAGTCCTTCGTCGTGCTGGGCATACAGAGGCAGCAGTTGATCTA
This genomic interval carries:
- the ribE gene encoding riboflavin synthase — its product is MFTGIVEEMGIVQGIQKKQEALELIIQGKKVLEDADLGDSIAVNGVCLTVTKIHQSSLSFDVMPETFRATNLHELGSNSPVNLERSMGANGRFGGHFVTGHVDGIGTILDKRAEQNAIYYDIAVPSDILPYIMFKGSIAIDGTSLTVFGVNDEKITISLIPHTVSYTVLGKKGKGDHVNLEGDMLGKYVSHFIGNGKGKEKNKDISLDFLQEHGF